A stretch of Microbulbifer sp. SAOS-129_SWC DNA encodes these proteins:
- a CDS encoding insulinase family protein, whose protein sequence is MNNAHPAFELVISAEIESLGVRVEEYRHTTTGAQHLHIAADNPENVFLVALRTVPQDSTGVAHILEHTALCGSDKYPVRDPFFMMIRRSLNTFMNAFTSSDWTAYPFASQNRKDFGNLLDVYLDAVFFARLDPLDFAQEGHRLEFTEIDNPDSELVYKGVVYNEMKGAMSSVGSQLWQTLSKYLFPTTTYHHNSGGEPADIPKLTYEQLQDFYRSHYHPSNAIFMTYGDIDAAEHQAVIEEKVLHKFEPLHKTIAVGREDHYLAPVSVEEFYPVSEEDGLEEKTHIVLSWLMGDVTDLEEALTAHLLAGVLLDNSASPLMKLLETSDLGTSPSPLVGLDDSQRELVFVCGIEGSERNRADEFEQQVLAVLEDVADNGVPYEQVAAALHQLELQQREIGGDGFPYGLQLILTALTGATHRGDPIGLLNIDATLEKLREQIKDPRFIADKARHLLLDNQHRVRLVLSPDGKLAERREAAEKARLAEIKAALSDGEKQQIVQTAQALLERQQREDDESILPKVGVEDIPPEMPRVDGETIAVGPQKLTRYSAGTNGLVYQQMICALPDFSEEEKQLLPYYCQVLSEVGLGDKDYLEVQQWQASVAGALHGFTSSRTAIDDLQALTGHFVLSGKALAANQAPLTELMQATLEQVRFDELPRIKELLLQTLARREQGVVGSGHALAMAAASAGFNRAAFESHATGGLLGLRHLKGLVHGFDSEGSLDTLAEKLHTIHRKITGAERQFLLVGEEERLADFSGALASLANDASGTAAAAEAPFATSRIQDLWIANSQVNFCAKAYPTVPMSHPDAAPLSVLGGFLRNGFLHRTIREQGGAYGGGASHDSNIGVFRFYSYRDPRMGETLQDFDASIDWLQSHKHKSEQVEEAILGVVGALDKPSSPSGEAKKAFHSALYGRTHEVREEFRRRVAQVQLEDLQRVGATYLKPERAGSAVVTGAQGREAGLKLDLQEEKL, encoded by the coding sequence TTGAACAACGCACACCCCGCTTTTGAACTGGTCATCAGTGCAGAAATCGAATCCCTCGGCGTGCGCGTGGAGGAATATCGCCACACCACGACCGGCGCGCAACACCTGCATATCGCCGCCGACAACCCGGAGAACGTCTTCCTGGTAGCACTGCGCACCGTACCGCAGGATTCCACCGGCGTGGCCCATATTCTCGAGCACACCGCGCTGTGCGGGAGCGACAAATACCCGGTGCGCGATCCCTTCTTCATGATGATCCGGCGCTCCCTGAACACCTTCATGAACGCCTTCACCAGTTCCGACTGGACCGCCTACCCGTTCGCCAGCCAGAACCGCAAGGACTTCGGCAATCTGCTCGATGTCTACCTGGACGCGGTGTTCTTCGCGCGCCTCGATCCGCTCGACTTCGCCCAGGAGGGCCACCGCCTGGAGTTCACCGAAATCGACAACCCGGACAGTGAACTGGTCTACAAAGGCGTCGTCTACAACGAAATGAAGGGCGCCATGAGCTCGGTCGGCTCGCAGCTGTGGCAGACCCTGAGCAAGTACCTGTTCCCGACCACTACCTATCACCACAATTCCGGCGGCGAACCGGCCGATATCCCCAAGCTCACCTACGAGCAGCTGCAGGACTTCTACCGCAGCCACTACCACCCGAGCAACGCCATTTTCATGACCTATGGCGATATCGACGCCGCGGAGCACCAGGCGGTGATCGAGGAGAAAGTGCTGCACAAGTTCGAGCCGCTGCACAAGACCATCGCCGTGGGGCGCGAAGACCACTATCTGGCGCCGGTATCGGTCGAGGAATTCTACCCGGTCAGCGAAGAGGACGGCCTCGAAGAGAAGACCCATATCGTGCTGTCGTGGCTGATGGGCGATGTCACCGATCTGGAGGAGGCGCTGACTGCCCACCTGCTCGCCGGTGTGCTGCTCGACAACAGCGCCTCGCCGCTGATGAAGTTACTGGAGACCAGCGATCTCGGCACCTCGCCGTCACCGCTAGTGGGACTGGACGATTCCCAGCGCGAGCTGGTGTTTGTCTGCGGGATCGAAGGCAGTGAGCGCAACCGTGCCGACGAGTTTGAACAACAGGTGCTGGCGGTGCTCGAGGACGTGGCCGACAACGGCGTACCCTACGAGCAGGTGGCTGCGGCACTGCACCAGCTGGAACTGCAACAGCGCGAGATCGGCGGCGACGGCTTCCCCTACGGGCTGCAGCTGATCCTCACCGCGCTCACCGGCGCCACCCACCGCGGCGACCCCATCGGCCTGCTCAATATTGACGCGACCCTGGAAAAGCTGCGCGAGCAGATCAAGGATCCGCGCTTTATCGCCGACAAGGCGCGCCACTTGCTGCTGGACAACCAGCACCGCGTGCGCCTCGTTCTGTCACCGGACGGCAAGCTGGCCGAGCGCCGCGAAGCGGCCGAGAAAGCGCGCCTGGCAGAGATCAAGGCCGCCCTCAGCGACGGCGAAAAGCAGCAGATCGTGCAGACCGCGCAGGCCCTGCTCGAGCGCCAGCAGCGCGAAGACGACGAATCCATCCTGCCCAAGGTCGGCGTCGAGGATATCCCGCCGGAGATGCCCCGCGTCGATGGCGAGACCATCGCCGTGGGCCCGCAGAAGCTGACCCGCTACAGTGCCGGCACCAACGGCCTCGTCTACCAGCAGATGATCTGCGCCCTGCCCGACTTCAGCGAGGAAGAGAAACAGCTGCTGCCTTACTACTGCCAGGTACTGAGCGAAGTGGGCCTCGGCGACAAGGACTACCTCGAGGTGCAGCAGTGGCAGGCCAGTGTGGCCGGCGCGCTGCACGGCTTTACCAGCAGCCGCACCGCGATTGACGACCTGCAGGCGCTGACCGGGCACTTTGTGCTGTCCGGCAAGGCACTGGCCGCCAACCAGGCGCCCCTGACCGAGCTGATGCAGGCCACCCTGGAGCAGGTGCGCTTCGACGAGCTGCCGCGCATCAAGGAACTGCTGCTGCAGACCCTGGCCCGGCGCGAACAGGGCGTCGTCGGCAGCGGCCATGCGCTGGCCATGGCTGCTGCCAGTGCCGGCTTCAATCGCGCGGCGTTTGAAAGCCACGCCACCGGCGGGCTGCTCGGCCTGCGCCACCTGAAAGGCCTGGTACACGGGTTTGACAGCGAGGGCAGTCTCGACACGCTGGCGGAAAAACTGCACACCATCCATCGCAAGATTACCGGCGCCGAGCGCCAATTCCTGCTGGTGGGCGAAGAGGAACGACTGGCGGACTTCAGCGGTGCGCTGGCGAGCCTGGCCAACGACGCCAGCGGCACTGCCGCCGCGGCCGAAGCACCGTTCGCCACATCGCGCATCCAGGATCTGTGGATCGCCAACAGCCAGGTGAATTTCTGTGCCAAGGCCTACCCCACCGTACCCATGAGCCACCCGGATGCCGCACCGCTGTCGGTACTCGGCGGTTTCCTGCGCAACGGCTTCCTGCACCGCACCATTCGCGAACAGGGCGGCGCCTACGGTGGCGGCGCCAGTCACGACAGCAATATCGGCGTGTTCCGCTTTTACTCCTATCGCGATCCGCGTATGGGTGAAACCCTGCAGGACTTCGACGCCTCCATCGACTGGCTGCAGAGCCACAAGCACAAAAGCGAACAGGTCGAAGAGGCCATCCTCGGCGTGGTCGGCGCGCTGGACAAACCCAGCTCCCCCTCCGGCGAAGCCAAGAAAGCGTTCCACTCGGCGCTGTACGGCCGCACGCACGAGGTACGCGAGGAATTCCGCCGCCGCGTGGCCCAGGTGCAACTGGAGGATCTGCAGCGGGTCGGCGCCACCTACCTGAAACCGGAGCGCGCCGGCAGTGCCGTAGTCACCGGCGCCCAGGGCCGCGAGGCCGGGCTCAAACTGGATCTACAGGAAGAAAAACTGTAG
- the cmoA gene encoding carboxy-S-adenosyl-L-methionine synthase CmoA: MSKRDNIYANPLGDVAGFQFDQSVVEVFPDMIQRSVPGYTTIVAMIGTLAERYAQAGSRCYDLGSSLCAATLAMRHRIPAADCEIVAVDNSPAMVERARTVLAADSGQIPVQLVCDDLQQVAIENASVVVLNFTLQFIPVEQRREILQRICDGLRPGGVLILSEKVAFADTAHQELMIDLHHAFKRANGYSELEVAQKRASLENVLIPETLDTHRERLKGVGFGSVDVWFQCFNFASLIAIKPRGEQ, encoded by the coding sequence ATGAGTAAACGCGACAACATCTATGCCAACCCGCTCGGCGACGTAGCCGGGTTCCAGTTCGACCAGTCGGTGGTCGAGGTTTTTCCCGACATGATCCAGCGCTCGGTGCCCGGCTACACCACCATTGTGGCCATGATCGGCACCCTGGCGGAACGCTACGCCCAGGCCGGCAGCCGCTGTTACGACCTGGGCAGCTCGCTGTGCGCAGCCACTTTGGCGATGCGCCATCGCATTCCGGCTGCGGACTGCGAGATTGTCGCCGTGGACAACTCGCCGGCGATGGTGGAACGGGCGCGCACGGTGCTCGCGGCAGACAGCGGCCAGATTCCGGTACAGCTGGTCTGCGACGACCTGCAGCAGGTGGCGATTGAAAATGCCTCGGTCGTGGTGCTGAACTTCACCCTGCAGTTTATTCCGGTGGAGCAGCGCCGCGAGATCCTGCAGAGAATCTGCGACGGTCTGCGCCCCGGCGGCGTGCTGATCCTGTCGGAAAAAGTGGCCTTCGCCGATACCGCCCACCAGGAGTTGATGATCGACCTGCACCACGCCTTCAAGCGCGCCAATGGTTACAGCGAGCTGGAAGTGGCACAGAAGCGCGCTTCGCTGGAAAACGTACTGATCCCGGAAACCCTCGACACCCACCGCGAACGCCTCAAGGGCGTCGGCTTCGGCAGTGTCGATGTCTGGTTCCAGTGTTTTAATTTCGCCTCCCTGATCGCCATCAAGCCCCGAGGCGAACAATGA
- the cmoB gene encoding tRNA 5-methoxyuridine(34)/uridine 5-oxyacetic acid(34) synthase CmoB, with protein MIDYTQLYAGLQHVPALRQWLAQLPGQVAEGLSPHRWGDLPDWRAALQALPDIPHGVVELEDRVRVSGDITAQQRRQLETQLRQLHPWRKGPWEIFDLFIDTEWRSDWKWERLLPHLEPLQNRLVLDVGCGNGYHCWRSYGAGARRVLGIDPSAKFVAQFYALKKYLGSDAPVDLLPLGIEALPENLRAFDTTFSMGVLYHRRSPMDHLRELRDTLRPGGQLVLETLVIDGGVGECLVPEGRYAKMRNVWFIPSSATLESWLRKCGFEQPRTVNLDTTSLGEQRRTEWMHFESLADFLDPESPDRTVEGHPAPKRALLVATAP; from the coding sequence ATGATTGATTACACGCAACTCTACGCCGGCCTGCAGCATGTGCCGGCACTGCGGCAATGGCTGGCGCAATTGCCGGGCCAGGTGGCCGAGGGGCTGAGTCCGCACCGCTGGGGCGACCTCCCCGACTGGCGCGCCGCGTTGCAGGCCCTGCCGGACATCCCTCACGGCGTAGTAGAGCTGGAAGACAGAGTACGCGTCAGCGGTGACATCACCGCGCAGCAGCGCAGACAACTGGAAACCCAGCTGCGCCAACTGCACCCGTGGCGCAAGGGGCCGTGGGAAATCTTTGACCTGTTTATCGATACCGAGTGGCGTTCCGACTGGAAGTGGGAGCGGCTGCTGCCACACCTGGAACCGCTGCAAAACCGGCTGGTGCTCGACGTCGGCTGCGGCAATGGCTACCACTGCTGGCGCAGCTATGGCGCCGGTGCGCGGCGCGTACTGGGCATAGATCCATCAGCCAAATTCGTCGCCCAGTTCTATGCACTGAAAAAGTATCTCGGCAGTGACGCGCCGGTGGATCTGCTGCCGCTGGGGATCGAGGCCCTGCCGGAAAACCTGCGCGCCTTCGACACCACTTTCTCCATGGGCGTGCTCTACCACCGCCGCTCGCCGATGGACCATCTGCGCGAACTGCGCGACACGCTGCGCCCTGGCGGCCAACTGGTGCTCGAAACCCTGGTGATCGACGGCGGCGTCGGAGAGTGCCTGGTGCCCGAGGGACGCTACGCCAAAATGCGCAATGTCTGGTTTATTCCCAGCAGCGCCACACTGGAAAGCTGGCTGCGCAAATGCGGTTTCGAGCAGCCGCGCACGGTCAACCTCGACACCACCAGCCTCGGCGAGCAGCGCCGTACGGAGTGGATGCATTTCGAGTCCCTCGCCGACTTCCTGGACCCCGAGTCACCGGATCGCACGGTGGAAGGTCACCCCGCGCCCAAACGGGCCCTTCTGGTCGCGACAGCGCCATAG
- a CDS encoding L-serine ammonia-lyase has protein sequence MSISVFELFKVGVGPSSSHTVGPMVAARQFVQDLREQHKLAQTDRVEVHLYGSLALTGIGHGTDMAVLMGLLGEAPDTIDVDTIDDKLEQIAQNASLNLASDHAIEFNRERDLQFHNDEFLPQHANGMTCRAFDGETLLFERSYFSIGGGFVLSEEDFAHKEQIATLLPYDFSSAEELMNLCERHGWTIAELAMANEKAFHTEAEVKAMLWHIWQVMDASIQRGCRQHGTLPGGLKVRRRAAELYRELSKQSEEERRNGLAILDWVSLYALAVNEENAARGRIVTAPTNGAAGVIPAAIAYYVDFVHDPDIHGDLKDQVVKFLLTAGAIGMLFKKNASISAAEVGCQGEIGVACSMASAGLAAVQGGSNQQIENAAEIGMEHNLGLTCDPIGGLVQVPCIERNTMGAVKAINAARLALRGDGAHIVPLDSVIETMRQTGIDMQSKYKETSQGGLAVNAVNC, from the coding sequence ATGAGCATCAGCGTATTCGAACTCTTCAAGGTCGGTGTCGGCCCCTCCAGCTCCCACACGGTGGGCCCGATGGTGGCCGCACGGCAATTCGTGCAGGACCTCCGCGAGCAGCACAAGCTGGCGCAGACCGATCGCGTTGAGGTACACCTGTACGGCTCCCTGGCCCTGACCGGTATCGGTCACGGCACCGACATGGCCGTGCTGATGGGCCTGCTCGGTGAAGCCCCCGATACCATCGATGTGGATACCATCGACGACAAACTGGAACAGATCGCGCAGAACGCATCACTGAATCTCGCCAGCGATCACGCGATCGAATTCAATCGCGAACGCGACCTGCAGTTCCACAATGACGAATTCCTGCCCCAGCACGCCAACGGCATGACCTGCCGTGCCTTCGACGGCGAAACACTGCTGTTCGAGCGCAGCTACTTTTCCATCGGCGGCGGCTTCGTACTGTCGGAAGAGGATTTCGCCCACAAGGAACAGATCGCCACACTGCTGCCCTACGATTTCAGTTCCGCGGAAGAACTGATGAACCTGTGCGAGCGCCATGGCTGGACCATTGCCGAGCTGGCGATGGCCAACGAAAAAGCGTTTCACACCGAAGCGGAGGTCAAAGCAATGCTGTGGCATATCTGGCAGGTCATGGACGCCTCGATCCAGCGCGGCTGTCGCCAGCACGGCACCCTGCCCGGCGGCCTGAAGGTGCGCCGCCGCGCCGCAGAGCTCTACCGCGAACTCAGCAAGCAGTCGGAAGAGGAGCGCCGTAACGGCCTCGCCATTCTCGACTGGGTAAGCCTGTACGCGCTCGCGGTCAACGAAGAAAACGCAGCCCGCGGCCGTATCGTCACCGCGCCGACCAATGGCGCCGCCGGCGTGATTCCCGCCGCCATCGCCTACTACGTCGACTTCGTCCACGACCCGGACATCCACGGCGACCTGAAAGACCAGGTGGTGAAATTCCTGCTCACCGCCGGCGCCATCGGCATGCTGTTCAAGAAGAATGCCTCCATCTCCGCCGCCGAAGTGGGCTGCCAGGGGGAAATCGGCGTGGCCTGCTCCATGGCCTCCGCCGGCCTGGCCGCAGTCCAGGGCGGCAGCAACCAGCAGATCGAAAATGCCGCCGAGATCGGCATGGAACACAACCTCGGCCTGACCTGCGATCCCATCGGCGGCCTGGTACAGGTGCCGTGTATCGAGCGCAACACCATGGGCGCGGTCAAGGCCATCAACGCCGCGCGCCTCGCCCTGCGCGGCGACGGCGCCCATATCGTACCGCTCGACAGCGTCATCGAAACCATGCGCCAGACCGGTATCGATATGCAGAGCAAGTACAAGGAAACCTCCCAGGGCGGGCTCGCGGTCAACGCGGTCAACTGCTGA
- a CDS encoding class I SAM-dependent methyltransferase, protein MEIPLAKRLAVVAAEPFAVAAEALATELQLPFLGDLSPKHLDAPAYVLELGERLQLCATGRGAPGPVAVDFVSGVAAHRRKYGGGKGQSIAKAVGLRGGFYPRVLDATAGLGRDAFVLASLGCEVTMLERNPVVRALLDDGLQWLRRAAADDTELTAIAARLVLEESLEPAAQWLARQAPESQPVVYLDPMFPERGKSAKVKKDMAAFHALVGADEDADALLAPALAACYYRVVVKRPKGAPYLAGQKPALELAGKSGRFDIYTKHGVPG, encoded by the coding sequence GTGGAAATTCCCCTGGCCAAGCGCCTGGCCGTAGTCGCGGCGGAACCCTTTGCGGTGGCCGCTGAAGCCCTGGCGACAGAATTACAACTGCCGTTTCTCGGCGATCTCTCTCCCAAGCATCTGGATGCACCGGCCTACGTTCTGGAGCTCGGCGAGCGGCTGCAGCTGTGCGCCACCGGGCGCGGTGCGCCGGGCCCGGTCGCGGTGGATTTTGTCTCGGGAGTGGCGGCGCACCGGCGCAAATACGGCGGTGGCAAGGGCCAGTCAATCGCCAAGGCGGTGGGTTTGCGCGGGGGTTTTTATCCGCGCGTACTGGATGCCACGGCGGGGCTGGGGCGCGATGCCTTTGTGCTGGCTTCGCTCGGTTGCGAAGTGACAATGCTCGAGCGCAATCCGGTAGTGCGCGCGCTGCTCGACGACGGTCTGCAGTGGCTGCGGCGTGCGGCTGCGGACGATACGGAGCTGACGGCGATCGCTGCGCGCCTGGTGCTGGAGGAGTCGCTGGAGCCGGCGGCGCAGTGGCTGGCCCGGCAGGCGCCGGAATCGCAGCCGGTGGTTTACCTGGATCCGATGTTCCCGGAGCGGGGCAAGAGTGCCAAGGTGAAAAAAGACATGGCGGCTTTTCATGCGCTGGTGGGCGCAGATGAAGATGCGGACGCGCTGCTCGCGCCGGCGCTGGCGGCCTGCTATTACCGCGTGGTGGTCAAACGCCCCAAGGGTGCGCCTTATCTGGCCGGGCAAAAGCCGGCGCTGGAGCTGGCAGGCAAGTCGGGGCGCTTTGATATCTACACCAAACACGGTGTGCCGGGGTGA
- a CDS encoding STAS/SEC14 domain-containing protein: MIEHHWYREHQVLEMQPRDPLSREDFAILAGQVNPVLVTHGRLLGLLIDTGHFRHWDQFAEMLDYCRFTRDQHRHIHKVAVIADRSLLAFMPQLVNHFVGAEVRPFAVDERREALEWLGAPG, from the coding sequence ATGATTGAACACCACTGGTACCGGGAACATCAGGTTCTCGAAATGCAGCCTCGGGATCCCTTGAGTCGCGAGGATTTTGCCATTCTTGCGGGGCAGGTGAATCCTGTCCTTGTGACACACGGGCGCCTGCTGGGGCTATTGATCGATACGGGGCACTTCCGGCACTGGGATCAATTTGCCGAAATGCTCGATTACTGCCGCTTTACCCGCGATCAGCACCGTCATATTCACAAGGTCGCCGTGATTGCCGATCGCTCGCTGCTCGCGTTCATGCCGCAGTTGGTCAATCACTTTGTGGGTGCCGAGGTGCGTCCGTTTGCCGTTGATGAGCGGCGCGAGGCGCTGGAATGGCTGGGCGCGCCGGGTTAG
- a CDS encoding OmpA family protein, with protein MKKWVAILALGSLVGCSTLDPYTGESKTSNAAKGAGAGAVAGAIIGAATASKKDRKKGAITGALGGAAIGGGIGYYMDRQEMALRQRLEGTGVRVQREGDNIRLIMPGNITFGSNKSNIRTDFYDTLDSVILVLKEFDQTAIRVSGHTDSTGSDVYNQTLSEQRAQSVANFFTGRGVASGRVQAVGYGERYPLASNDTEAGRQANRRVELELLPLK; from the coding sequence ATGAAAAAATGGGTAGCAATTCTCGCCCTGGGCTCGCTGGTAGGCTGCAGCACGCTCGACCCTTACACTGGCGAAAGCAAGACCAGTAATGCGGCCAAGGGTGCCGGTGCCGGTGCTGTGGCGGGTGCCATCATCGGTGCAGCGACGGCGAGCAAAAAGGATCGCAAGAAGGGCGCGATCACCGGTGCTCTCGGTGGCGCGGCCATCGGTGGCGGTATCGGCTACTACATGGACCGCCAGGAGATGGCTCTGCGCCAGCGTCTCGAAGGCACTGGTGTGCGTGTACAGCGTGAGGGCGACAATATTCGCCTGATCATGCCGGGCAATATTACCTTCGGCAGCAACAAGTCGAATATCCGCACCGACTTCTACGACACCCTGGACTCTGTGATCCTGGTGCTGAAAGAGTTCGACCAGACCGCTATTCGCGTCAGCGGCCACACCGACAGCACCGGTTCCGACGTCTACAACCAGACCCTGAGTGAACAGCGCGCCCAATCTGTCGCCAACTTCTTCACCGGCCGTGGCGTAGCCTCCGGACGTGTGCAGGCGGTGGGTTACGGCGAACGCTACCCGCTGGCCAGCAATGACACCGAGGCTGGCCGCCAGGCCAACCGCCGTGTAGAGCTGGAGTTGCTGCCGCTCAAATAA